The following are from one region of the Noviherbaspirillum sedimenti genome:
- a CDS encoding CvpA family protein, with translation MTIFDYLVLFVLACSIVISTMRGLVKEVLSLLGWVVALVVANAYGQDLAAMLGDVVPGAAMRLIVAFIVLFIGVRLLMGLFAMAVDAIITRSGMSVADRGLGGLFGLARGLVLVLAAVLLSGLTAIPQQAFWKDALLSPLAETAAQTVKPFLPGAFARNVHY, from the coding sequence GTGACGATTTTCGATTACCTGGTGCTGTTCGTGCTGGCCTGCTCCATCGTGATCAGCACGATGCGCGGCCTGGTCAAGGAAGTGCTGTCGCTGTTGGGCTGGGTCGTCGCACTGGTGGTCGCCAATGCCTACGGCCAGGATCTGGCGGCGATGCTGGGGGACGTCGTCCCCGGTGCGGCAATGCGCCTGATCGTCGCCTTCATCGTTTTGTTTATTGGCGTAAGATTGCTCATGGGCCTGTTCGCCATGGCGGTAGATGCCATCATCACGCGTAGCGGCATGAGTGTCGCTGACCGCGGCCTGGGTGGCTTGTTCGGTCTGGCGCGCGGTCTGGTTCTGGTGCTGGCGGCAGTGCTGCTGAGCGGCTTGACGGCGATCCCGCAGCAAGCATTCTGGAAAGACGCCTTGTTGAGCCCGCTGGCGGAAACCGCGGCGCAAACCGTCAAACCTTTTTTGCCGGGCGCATTCGCCCGCAACGTGCATTATTAG
- the purF gene encoding amidophosphoribosyltransferase, with amino-acid sequence MCGIVGVVSHNPVNQLIYDALLLLQHRGQDAAGIATNHGNKFSMHKANGLVRDVFRTRNMRSLPGNAGVGQVRYPTAGSASSEEEAQPFYVNAPFGIVLAHNGNLTNWEQLKIEMFKNDRRHINTDSDSEVLLNVLAHEIQEATSGYSLDPAALFRAVTVLHKRVRGSYAVVAQIAGYGLLAFRDPYGIRPLCIGVNETEKGTEYMLASESVALEGLGFRFLRDVTPGEAIFIDQDLQLYTQQCADNPLLNPCAFEFVYFARPDSVIDGASVYATRLKMGEYLAEKVRKQFSKGDIDVVMPIPDSSRPAAMELALKLGIEYREGFIKNRYIGRTFLMPGQAVRKKSVRQKLNAIGSEFKGKSVLLVDDSIVRGTTSREIVQMARESGAKQVIFASAAPPVKFPNVYGIDMPTRKELIAFGRTEEEVCREITADALVYQDVDALLNSISDINPALQRFEASCFTGDYVTGDISRDYLDRIEFARNNPKPVNEDQVRSQLNLNLAQVD; translated from the coding sequence ATGTGTGGCATAGTCGGCGTCGTTTCCCACAACCCGGTCAATCAGTTGATTTATGACGCATTGCTGCTGCTGCAGCATCGCGGTCAGGATGCTGCCGGTATCGCAACCAATCATGGCAACAAATTTTCCATGCACAAGGCCAATGGCCTGGTGCGGGACGTGTTCCGTACGCGTAATATGCGTTCGCTGCCCGGCAATGCCGGTGTCGGCCAGGTCCGTTATCCAACCGCCGGTTCGGCCAGCAGCGAGGAAGAGGCGCAGCCTTTTTACGTCAATGCGCCGTTCGGCATCGTCCTTGCGCACAACGGCAACCTGACCAACTGGGAACAGCTCAAGATCGAGATGTTCAAGAATGACCGTCGCCACATCAATACGGATTCCGATTCGGAAGTCTTGCTGAATGTGCTGGCGCATGAAATCCAGGAAGCCACCAGCGGCTATTCGCTCGATCCCGCCGCGCTGTTCCGGGCCGTGACGGTGCTGCACAAGCGGGTGCGCGGTTCCTACGCGGTGGTGGCGCAAATCGCCGGTTATGGCTTGCTGGCCTTCCGCGACCCTTACGGCATCCGTCCCTTGTGCATCGGCGTCAATGAAACCGAAAAAGGCACGGAATACATGCTGGCCAGTGAATCGGTGGCGCTGGAAGGCCTCGGCTTCCGTTTCCTGCGCGATGTCACGCCCGGTGAAGCGATCTTCATCGACCAGGATCTCCAGCTTTACACTCAGCAATGCGCGGATAACCCGCTGCTCAATCCCTGCGCTTTTGAATTTGTCTATTTCGCGCGGCCCGATTCGGTCATCGACGGCGCCTCGGTGTACGCCACGCGGCTGAAGATGGGTGAGTATCTGGCGGAAAAAGTGCGGAAGCAATTTTCCAAAGGCGATATCGACGTCGTCATGCCGATCCCAGACTCGTCGCGTCCGGCCGCCATGGAACTGGCGCTGAAACTAGGCATCGAATATCGTGAAGGCTTCATCAAGAACCGCTATATCGGCCGTACCTTCCTGATGCCGGGCCAGGCCGTGCGCAAGAAATCGGTGCGCCAGAAGCTGAATGCGATCGGTTCGGAATTCAAGGGCAAGAGCGTGCTGCTGGTCGACGATTCGATCGTGCGCGGCACGACCAGCCGGGAAATCGTGCAAATGGCGCGCGAATCGGGTGCCAAGCAGGTGATTTTCGCTTCGGCGGCACCGCCGGTGAAATTCCCCAACGTGTACGGTATCGACATGCCCACCCGCAAGGAGCTGATTGCCTTCGGTCGCACCGAAGAAGAAGTCTGCCGCGAAATCACTGCCGACGCCCTGGTGTATCAGGACGTGGATGCCTTGCTGAATTCGATCTCCGACATCAATCCGGCGTTGCAGCGCTTCGAGGCATCCTGCTTTACCGGCGATTACGTTACCGGCGATATTTCGCGCGATTATCTCGACCGCATCGAATTCGCCCGCAACAATCCCAAGCCGGTCAACGAAGACCAGGTCCGCTCGCAATTGAACCTGAACCTGGCGCAGGTGGATTGA